The stretch of DNA TGATGGGACGGCCCTTGTAGTCGGTGAGGATATTGATAATCACACCCTCCAGGCCCTTGGCATCGAAGGCTTCGTTGCGGTGCAGCGGGTGGTGATAAAAAATCACGGATTCTTTGATTCGG from Leptolyngbya sp. KIOST-1 encodes:
- a CDS encoding ferredoxin-thioredoxin reductase variable chain, whose product is MNVGDRVRIKESVIFYHHPLHRNEAFDAKGLEGVIINILTDYKGRPISPNFPVQVEFEVEGAKRPMRAHLKRDELESV